The proteins below are encoded in one region of Parambassis ranga unplaced genomic scaffold, fParRan2.1 scaffold_21_arrow_ctg1, whole genome shotgun sequence:
- the LOC114429723 gene encoding mitochondrial ubiquitin ligase activator of nfkb 1-A-like — MAKFCLGFSLTEALCLGAGLAVSGLCYYMYRKKKKTADELDNASHINIDGNLKDTLEVTPGARLQYAVVEGVVEPVGEPLRSQCHEDIVGVVHKVEVTEPRLGLSSLYSALFKSHQQVTSVPFVLRGSDGTAVQVHCPLKASGLNMEMLYKRFLQVSHGFSVLGWYFSGVKSYSRLETEEMLRVGTRVTGVGQLTLDPDGTLNLRPPSDGSKYFLSMADYDTLRKQYSAATKAWKRFAVIFALAGAAAL; from the exons ATGGCGAAATTCTGTCTCGGTTTTTCACTGACAGAGGCACTGTGTCTTGGGGCCGGCTTGGCTGTTTCAGGCCTTTGCTACTATATgtatagaaagaagaagaagacagcagatgagcttgat AATGCCTCCCACATCAACATAGATGGAAACCTTAAAGACACTTTGGAGGTTACACCAGGAGCACGTCTGCAGTATGCTGTTGTTGAAG GTGTTGTGGAGCCTGTAGGCGAGCCACTGAGGAGTCAGTGTCATGAAGACATTGTTGGTGTGGTGCACAAAGTGGAAGTCACAGAGCCCAGGCTGGGATTGAGCAGCCTTTACTCTGCTCTTTTCAAGAGTCATCAACAAGTGACATCGGTGCCCTTCGTATTAAGGGGTTCGGATGGGACTGCAGTCCAAGTCCATTGTCCACTGAAGgcctctggactgaacatggagatGTTGTACAAGAGGTTTCTCCAGGTCAGCCATGGATTCAGTGTTCTTGGATGGTATTTCAGCGGGGTGAAGTCCTACAGTCGACTGGAGACCGAGGAAATGCTTAGA GTGGGCACACGTGTTACTGGTGTAGGCCAGCTGACGCTGGACCCAGATGGCACCCTGAATCTTAGACCCCCTTCTGATGGATCTAAGTACTTTCTGAGCATGGCAGACTATGACACTTTACGAAAACAATACAGCGCTGCGACCAAAGCGTGGAAGCGTTTTGCTGTTATATTTGCTTTAGCCGGTGCAGCGGCACTCTAA